The segment AGTTGCTCCGATCGTCGTGATTTCCCATCGCCCAGATGACCTGGGAGCCGAGGCGTTCGGCGACCGGTTCGACGATTGCACGGACCTTTGCGTAAGCATCCGCTTCGCCGCGGTCGGCGATGTCGCCGGTGAAGACCATAGCTTCGGGGCGGGCGTTGGAGGCTTCCAGCTGGTCGAAGATTTGCTGGAGTCGTCGTTCGCTGTCGACCGCTCCATACAGCGGTTGCGGTCCGCCGAGCAGGTGAGTGTCGCTGAGGTGCAAGATGAAATGGTTCGGGCGGGGGTGTTCGGCCGTCCGGGATATCATCGGTTCTCTTTTCGAATCGTGATGACTTTCGGTGCCTTGCGACGTTGCCCTGGCATGTTTCAACGCTATCAAACCATTACGAAGCGGCGGGCAAGTGAACGCAAGTCGGCGCGCCGGTAAAGACCGGTAGTATTTGCGCCACGTTGCACAGCGCATCTATGCAAGTCATTATTCCCGGACTTCCTCACGGAGGGGTTTCACACTTGCCGGCACGCCTGCTGCGGTCAGCTTCGGAAACTCACAGTTGAACTCGCCCCGGTAGCCGAAGAGGAAGCCGTAGCGCGGGTTCCTGACTTCGAGACGGATGGTGAAGACTTCACGTTCCGAATCGTAATTCTCATACAGGTCGGCCTTGCCGGTGAAGGCCGGCGGGAAGGTGAAGCCGGCTCTCCCTTCGTAGAATCGCTGCGCATCCGAAGTTAGGTGCAATGACCCATCTGCGAGGACCTCGAGATCTAGGTCCGTAGCAAGATGCTGATGGGTGCCCAGGTAGTCAATCACCTTGCCCGTTCGCTCGCCGTAGATCATCGTCGCGTCAAACCGGCGGAACTTGCCGGGACGGACCTCCAGGGTTCGGACGAAAGAAACCGTCTTGCGGCCGAAACTGTCAATGTAGGGATAGTTCTCGATGATGAACGGGATGTCGTCGCCCTGGTCCGGGAACAGCAGATTGCGAAATGCGCCCAACCGGAGGAACGGCACCGTCCACCAGGCTCCACGGCGGACCTGGGAGAACCTACCTCGGCCGATACAGGCATATCCCGCGTCGACATCGACTCCGAACCGGCGCTGCAACATCGGGTGTAGTCGCTGGAACTCCGGGCCAAGTGCTTTTTCGAAGATCGAGCTCATCGTTCGACGTGTGCCTTCCTAGGCTCGGAATATGACGGGATCGAAATCCCCGGGTCGGCGAGTGTGGCCAAGCCGTCGGGAGCGCGGCCTGATCTGGTGTCCGGTGGACGTCGAAGACAGCGACCGGCACGGGGGACTGCAGGCGGTGTCGGCAAGGTGAAGGCTGCGGTCATCGCCGTTACCCCGGCCGCTATTGGAAACACCCTTCGCCGACTTCGGAGCGCCGTTGAGATCAGGCCGATGCCGCTGGCCAGGAGAGCGGCGCGGGAAGTCGCATCGACGAGCCAGGCGGAACGGGCCTTGGCGGGGTCGATGCCGGATTCGGCCCAAAGTCGCAATCGATCAAAGCTCAGCGCAGTGGCCCAGCCAAGTGCCGGCCGGATGACACGGCTGTCGAGCAGCTTCCCGATGCGGCCCATCCCTGGCTCGTAGTTATAGCCGGTGAGGAATCTGACCCCGTCTGCGGTGGGAATGTATCGCCAATAACCGGCACCAGGGCCGATCGGGGAGAGCCAGTCATCGGTAGTGAACTTCAGCACCGAGGTTGCCTGCCCGTCGGCCCGCTGGTTGTTGCCGATGGATGTTCCGGTGCCCGAAATGGTGTGAAAGGGCAGCCTGAATGCATAACGAAATCGCAAGAGACCGCCGGTGCCGTTATTGCCAGGGTTGCCGCTGCCGCCGTTGCTACTAACGTCATCGACGCCAGCGTTGCTACTGTCGTCATCGCCAGCTGGTGTGCTGGCCTGCTCGATCGGAGTTATCGACGAGAAACGCAAGTCCCAGCGAGGATGGAGCTCTGTGTTCTGGCTGAGTTCGAAGATTCGGTCCTTGCTCGACCTGATCAGAATCTCGACATAGATCTGTTTGCGGGCGACGCGGTCACTGCGCTCGGGTGCTTCACGAGCGCGCTTCGGCCGGGAGCGATCAGGCCGGGTCTTCGGCCGGCAGCGGTCAGGCCGGGTGTTCATTCGACCCCTTCTCCTGGGTGACGACCCGGTACATCGTCTGGACCATTCCGCCGGCGAGCACCTCTGTGCGCTCGTGTTCGAGTTCGACGTCGTCCGGCAATGGCCCGAACAGGGTGATACCTTCACCTATCAGTACGGGGACCCTCGATAGGGTCAGCTCGTTAATCAGCCCGGCGTTGAGAAAACTGCGGACCGTGCGGCCGCCATCCACATAGACCCGTCGATACCCGGCAGCATTGAGTGCGGCTACCGCTTTATCGAACCCGGCATGCACGATAACTCTGGGATCGGCATCAGCCGACAGCGTGGCACTGATCACGTGCACAGGGCGATCCAGGTACGGCCAGGACTCCTCATCGGCGATGGCATCGTAGGTGCCCCGCCCCATCACTAGCGCGTCGACGCTTTCCATGAACGGGGTGAACCCGGCATCCCCTGCGACCGTGCCGCGTTCGATCAGCCAGGCCAGGTCCCCATCGAGCCGAGCGATGAATCCGTCGACGCTGAGGCCGAGGAACACGCAACCGTTGAATGTCGAAGCAGGTGTTGAAGTCATGGCAGAACCCTAGCAACGGGGTGTGACAGTCGTTTCGTGCCTCGCCCCGGCGGATCGGAGCTCCAGGCCTCAGCGGGACATTGACATTGGGTCTATCAAGAGCGAAGGAAACCGCCTAGCCAGCAGCATGCAGGGCGCCCAGTTCCCGTTCGACCGCCGCGAAACATGAGTCCAGTGCTCGACGCGGATCGAACGCGTACTGCCCGTCGCCGAAGAGCTCGAACGTAAGATATCCGTCGTACCCGATCGTCTCAAGGCCTGCGAGGTACTCGCGCAATGGCAGTTGGCCTTCGTCCCAAGCGAGGTGGCCGGTGGGTCGTCCGTCGATGAGATGTACATGACGAATCAGTGACCCAAGGTTCTCGTGGTAATCGGCAACCGTCTCACCTGCGGTCGCCATGGCGACCGTATCAAGCGCGCCACCGACGTTCGGGGCGCCGATATCCGCAATCATCCGGCGGAGGGTTTTGGAGTCGTTCACGAGGTTCGATTCGACCCGCTGAAGTGGTTCCAGGATGCATCCGACGCCAAGTTCCTGGGCTCGGCTTGCGATCTCGCTCAGCGCATCGACGGACCGCTGCCAGGCGGCATCCGTCCGCTCGTTTTCGAAGCCCCGCCCGGGTGTAAGAAACAGGTATGGCGCTTCGAGTTCTGCGCAAACTTCTGCCGCACGCAAGAACATGCCGATGCTTGAGCGGCGCATCCATTCGACGGGCGATGCGACGTTCACTGGGTAGGCTACTTGCTCGGGTGTGACGCAATAGGCATGCAAGCCCCTATCCGCCATCAAGTTACGGATGTGAAGCAAATCGTCGGCGGCAAGCTCCGGGATATGTAATTGCGGCGCAATGCCCCACAGTTCGAGCTGCTCACGGCCAAGGTCGGCCATGTCGTCGAGGAACGTCTCCAACGGCAGGTGCTGATAAGCGAAGTTCGAGCCGGCGATTTGGGCTGTAGAGAGGGTCACGTCGCGCCTTCCTGTCAGGCCGAGCTGGTTGCTGATGCCGGGGACAGGCCGCAGCTCTCGGGGACGGGGCGCAGATCCAGGCGGTGCCTGCGCCCGCGATCACGGTGCTCATTTTCCGATACCGTCGGCGAGTCCCTTGATGAAGTAGCGCTGTCCGAAGAAGAACAGCAACACCACAGGGATGGCGGCGATGACCATTCCCGCAAAGACGACAGGATAATCTGTTCCGTGCTTGCTCATCAGACTCGTGAGTCCCACAGGTAGAGTCTGCACTCCGGTACCGCTGGTGAACACCATGGCGAAGAGATACTCGTTCCACGAAAAGAGAATATGAAGGATGACGGTGGAGACGATGATCGGTTTGCACATCGGCAGTATTATTCGCCAGAACGTTGACCACCGGCTCGAGCCGTCGACTTCAGCGGCCTCATCGATCTCGCGCGGTAGATCGATCATGTAGGCGCGGATGAGAAAGGTCGTGAACGGGATCCGGAACGCTGTGTAGAGGATGAGTAGCGCCCAGAACGTGTTGTAGAGGCCGAGGGTTTGAAACATCTTGACGAGTGGTACGAGCGCCACCGCGGGTGCGAGCATCAGGCCGCCAAGGATGAGTGTGACTACCGTGCGGTTGAACGGGATGTTCACCCGCGTGAGGCCGTAGGCGGCCCACGCGCTGATGAAGACTGTCGCGATTGTCGACGTCACGGTGACCAGAACACTTGTCATGAGGTAATTGCTCACCCCGCGGTTCCAGGCCTTGGCGTAGTTCGCCCAGCTCCAGTCCAAAGGGAAGGCGAGGGGGTTGTCAAAGAGCTCAGCATTCTCCTTGAAACCGTTCAAGATCATCCATAGCAACGGATAAACGACAATGACGACAAGACCGAGCAGGAAGGTCCAAATGAAAATCTTGCCGATGACTCCGAGAAAATTGAGCCGTGTCACCATTCGACCTTTCTCTTGTGCGTGATCCATAGCTGGACCAGGCCGATAACGAGCGTGACGAGGAAAATGACCATCGCGATTGCTGCTGCGTAGCCGAAGTCGTTGCTTACGAAACCACTGCGGTAGAGCCAGGTGACCAGCACCTGAGTCGAGTTGTTCGGCCCGCCGCTTGTCATCACCATCACCTCGTTGAAGACTTGGAATGCGCCCGAGATGGTGACGATCATCATCAGACCCGTCATTTCGCGTACCAGGGGCATAGTCACCATGAAGAACCGCCGACCTGGGCCCACGCCGTCGATGGATGCCGCTTCGTGCAGTTCGGATGGGATCCTCTGGATCGCGACGGCGAAGAGCAGAGTTGAGTAGCCGAACCCCTGCCACTGGCTCATCGCGATGATTCCCAGCATCGCCGTGCTTTCCTGTCCGAGCCACGGTTGTGCCCACCCCTCCAGTCCGATCACATCGAGAAGGAAGTTGATCAGGCCGAGATTCGGCTCGTAGATGAAGTAGAACAACAAGCCGGCGACAGTAAGGGAAATTGCTGACGGGACGAAGTAGATCGCCCGTAGGGCCCTTCGCCAACGGTCGCTGCGGATGCTCTCGATGAGGGCCGCAAGCACGAGTGCCCCGAACACCTGGAAGACGACGGAAATTACCGAGTAGAGCAGATTGTTGCCCAATGCCGACCAGAAGATCGGGTCGTCGACAAGCTTCCTGTAGTTTTCGAGGCCGATGAATTCCTGGGAGCCGCTGTAGATGTCCCACTCGACCATGCTGAAACCGAAATTCTGCACGAGAGGGAGATAGACGAACGCTCCGAGAAGCGCCAGGGCCGGGATTGCCCAGGTGAAGCTCCATGCCTTGTTCCTGGCTGTCTGCATCGTGTCCTCTTTCCATCAGTTTGTCCCGTGTCCTTTGGGCCAGGGCGGTCAAACGCAGACCGCCCTTGCCCAAAGGATTATCGAGCGGAATCAGACGCAGTTCGCACGCTCTCGAGCACTTTTTCGGGTGTTGAGCTGCCGCCGATGATCGCCTCGCCCCCGGCGAGCCACGCTGCGGCTACGTCTGGGACTGTCACGGTGTCCAACCAGATGACGATCTGCGAAGCCTCGTTTACCTGACTGATGCCCTCGTACACGGCCGCGCTGGAGTTCTCGTTCGTGACGGCACCGATCACGGTGCTTGGCTGGCCGTACGGCGGTGAAGCGAGTACCGCTGCATTTTCTTTAGAGGTGACGAACTTCATGAAGTCCACGGCGAGGGCTGCGCGGGGAGACTTGGCGTTGACCAAATATCCCTCCGGCGCACCCTCAATTGCGTCGGGGTCGCCAGCCGGATCGCTAGGGACTGGCAACTTGAACACGCCGAACTCATCGGCCGTAATCGCATTGCCCTCGGCAGTCACCGTGTCGAATTCGAGGACTTCCTGGTAGTACATGGCCGCTTTCTCAGCAGAAAACGCTTCTTGTGCAGTGGTGTAAAGCACTCCGTTGGTCCCATCGCCGGATTTCGTGCACTGATCGACAAGGGTCTTGAACTCTTTGAGGGATTTCTCGTAGCCGGGGTGGTCAAGGGTGGCTGTTCCCGGCACGAAATCAGCTTTGAGAACGTCGGCCGGAACGTTATAGGCGAACAGCTGCTGGAGGTAGTGCAAACCGGGCCAGCCGTCCTTGTTGCCGAACGCGATCGGTTCGTAGCCGGCGTTCCGGATTGGCGAACAGCTGTCGATCATCTCCTGAAATGTTGTCGGGACCGGAATGCCCACTTCGTCGAAAATGGCCTTGTTGTAGCCCATAAACTTGCCGTTGTTGTAGAGCGGAACCCCGTAGTACTTGCCGTCGTACTTGAATGCATCGAGCGATGCCTCGCCGAATGTCTTGCCCCACTCCGTGTCGGGTCCGATGACTTTGCTGAGATCGGCAGCGAGACCGCCTCCGACGAAGTTCTCTGCCCAATCGCCTGTCCACGAGAAGTAGATGTCGGGTAAGGCACCAGATGCGGTTAGCGTCTTGGTTTTGTCCTTGATGCTCTGATCGGTCTCCTGGATGAGGTCGAACTTCACATCGGGGTGCTTTTTGGTGTATTCGGCGGCGAGGTCTTCGAAGTACGGCTCGAGCGGGTCTCCTGCAAACTTGCTCAGGATGCTCAGCGTGCCTGAATACTCCGGCTCAGCCGTGACATCGACCGGCTCGCCGGATCCGCCGCCGGTGCAACCGGCGAGCAGAAGGGCGGATGTCGCGACGAACGCTGCAGCGGTCAAACGTGTTCGTGTGTGCATGGGTTTTCCTTCATCTCTCACAAAGAGCGGAAACCTGGCCGGCGCCTCGGTCGACGCGTCCTCCGTCCGCCATTGGACTTGGGTGTTGCACGTGGTGCTTGGTGTCGCCGACTATACAGATAATCTGAGACCGGTACCAGCATCTACGGAAAAGTATTTGCTAGAACTAGCAAGGCCTATATTGACGGGGCTGGAGTCAATGTGTCAGCATCAATCAAAGCTGATACCGGTACCAGAACTAGTAATTTTCCGGTTCAGTGATCGCCCATCCCCCTGAAAGGACGCAATGATGCTCGGATTCGACGAATCGGAATTCCTGAAGCAAACCGCGAGCGCGGTCGGCCTCCGCCCACAAATCGAGGACCTGGTCGACAAGCTCACCGCGAAGGGTTTCGACAATTTATTCCTGATCGGCGCAGGGGGAACCTACGCCGCCATGTGGCCCTATGAACACCTCGCCAAGCGCCTGTCGACCATGCCGGTCAAATCCGTGATCGCTGCAGAACTCCTGGTCACTGGTGACCAGACGATGACCAGAAACTCTGTCGCGATCTTCACCTCGGTCTCCGGTACGACGGATGACAGTCTGCGCGCTATCGATTACTGCAGGGAGCGCGGTGTCTTCGTGATTGCTTTCACGGGCTACCCGGAATCTCCCATTGCAGAGGCGGCAGACATTGCCCTCGTCTCGGAGCCGAAGACATGGCCATTCGACCTGCAGATGCTCCTATTCATGACCCGCCTGTTCCACGTTCGAGGCGAGTTCGCCGGCTACGAGAAGTTCGCTGATGAATTCATGAACATCCCCGAGATCCTCGTGGAGGTCGCCAGGCAGGCAGAGCCAGTGGCGTCCGCTTTCGCCGATGCGCACAAAGACACGGACTACTATTTCCTCGTCGGCGGCGGAAATCTCTGGGGTTTCACCTATCTGTATTCCATGTGCATCCTCGAGGAGATGCAGTGGCTGCGCACCACGCGAGTGCACAGTGCCGAGTTCTTCCACGGTTCGCTGGAATTGCTCGAGGAAGGCACGAGCGTGATCCTGTTCCAGGGCGAGGATGAAACACGGGCCCTTACCGATCGGGTTGAGAAGTTCGTCAGGAAGATCAGTAAGGATGTCACGGTCTTCGACACTAAGGACTACTCGCTGGAGGGAATCAGCCCGGAGTTCCGCGGGGTGATCGCGCCTCTCGTTCTCGATACGGTGACGGGGCGGGTCAGTAAGCACCTCGAGCGCGTACGCGAGCACTCCCTAGACCTGCGTCGGTACTACCGCGTGGTCGAATACTAGCTCTGCAGTAGCCCATGTTCGGTCGGTCATTTCGTGTACGCCTTTCCGGGCATCCGCGCACCGGCGGATGCCCGGAATTCACTATTCGGAAGGAAAGGCCATGAAGGTTCTTGGGTTCGGTGACAACATTATTGATTGGTTTGTCGACCGTTCGATCGTTTACCCGGGCGGCAACAGCGTGAACTTCGCGGTCTTCGCGCGTCAGCTCGGTGTTGAAGCGTCCTATCTGGGAGTGTTCGGGTCAGACGCAGGAGGAGCTTTTCTGCGGCAATCGATTTCGAGCGAGGGCGTGGATCTTAGTCACTCGGCAGTGCGCGCAGGGAAGAGTGGAGTCTCGACGCTCACCGTTATCGACGGGGAGCGAACTTTCGGTGGCTGGAACGGAGGAGGAGTGACAGTGAGCAAGCCCCTGCAGCTCGATGATGAGCTGCTGGCGTACGTGGCCGACTTCGACCTCGTCCACTCCAGCGTCTACTCCCGATCCGAGCCTGAGTTGCCGAAGCTCCGGAAAACTAGGACTCTGGTGAGCTTCGACCTGTCGAGCGAGGATGAGTTCAGAAGCGCCGATTATCTCGACAGGGTGGTGCCGTTCGCGGACCTCGTTCTGTTCTCGTGTTCGGATCTCAGTCCTGCGCAGACCCGGTCGCTGCTCACGGACGGAGTTGCGCGGGGCGCAGGGCTGGCGCTTGGCACCCGGGGAACGAAGGGAGCTATAGCCTATGACGGGCGGTGCTTCGTCGAGGGTGTCGCGCAGCCGCTCGAAGACCCGTCCCTGATTGTCGACACCATGGGCTGCGGTGATGCCTTCCTTACCGCTTTCGCAGTCACGTTGCTTCGTACCGGGTGGTCGCGTCGTAAGCCCCCATCGGCTGACGCAATCTCGGCGGCGCTTCGCGGGGGTGCTGGTTTCGCCGCGTCGCAGTGCCTCGTTGAGGGTGCGTTCGGTCACGGGACCGACGATTCTCTCGTGCCAGCTACGATGTGACAAGCCAAGCTTCCTATACACCCCTACGATGAGATGGACTACCTGATATGGCCGCGGATCGTGATCGGAGCTGGAGTCCACCGACCATTTCCGAGGTAGCGGCCGAAGCAGGTGTTGGCCGGGCATCGGCCGCCCGAACGCTCGGGGGATACGGCTATGCGAGTCCCGAACTGCGTGACCGGGTGCTCGCCGCGGCCGAAAAGCTCGGCTATCGCACTAACGCCCTGGCGCGCAGCATGTCCACTGGGATCAGCCATACCCTCGGCGTGATCGTCGCCGACATCGGCAACCCCTTCTTCGCGGGTGTCGTGCGTGGCATCAGCGACACGTCGCGCGCACGCGGCTTCGACACCATCGTGCTCAGCACTCATGAAGAGCTCGACGAGGAGAAGGCTGCGATCGGCGTGCTCGTCGACAAGCGCGTGGACGGCATCATTATCGCCTCGGCGGCGCTTGGCCGGGACGCCGTCGACCACATCACCGGCACAGTCGATCGTGGTGTGCCAGTCGTACTGCTCGATCGCGCTATCGAGCACCTGAATCTTGCGTCGGTGGTGACCGACAATCGTGAAGCAGCCAGACGAGCTGCCGAGTTGTTCATCCAGAACGGACACCGCCGGATCGGCTTCATCTGGGGTCCTGCGACAACAGAGCCCGTCACCACTCGGCGCGAACTGAGCGCCGCTACCTCGAACAATCTGTGGAGCGACGGAGAGCGGCTGCGCGGCTATCTTGACGCGCTCGATGATGCCGGAATTTCGTTCGATCCTGCTCTGGTGATGACCGAAGAGAAAACCGAAGAGAACGCCACCCATTCGGTCGCCCGGATGTTGGACCTCCCCGCCCCAATCACGGCAATACTCTGCAGTGAAACCGACGCGACGACGGGCGCGCTCAGGGCAGTCCGGGCGAGTGGCTTGCGGTATCCCGACGACGTCTCGATCATCGGCTTTGACGACAGCTCGTGGGCAGCGGTCATGGACCCGCCGCTGACAATGATCGAGCAGCCAATGCTTGAACTCGGAAACCGGGCAGCCGAGATTCTTCTCGACGAGATCGACGGTGGGAACCAGACGCAACTGATGCACACACTCGAATCGCGCTTCATCGAGCGATCGTCGGTGACGGGGCCGCCTCCGCTCCGTAGCCGAAATCCGTAGGCCTCTCGCCCGCTTTCCAGGAAGTGCGGGGGCACTGTGATTACAGCGACTCCATCGGCCGGATGTCGGCGTTACGGTTGAGCAGTGAACGCTGATGGAGGCATTCCGGATGCTTGAAGGAGTTGTGCTGGGACCGATCCCTCACTCGTACTATTTAAACCTAGCCTCGGAAATTTCAGTCCCTACCGGTAACCCGGCCTCGATCACGAGCGAGGGCAGCAATGGCCATGCCACGCGCATCACGACCCCATATGCCCGGCTACGGCTTGCTGCCGGCCAACGAAGGCAGTGGACTATTGCCATGGTCGTGGGCGGAGAACAAGCTGCGAAACAGCCACGACTACTGGATCGCTACGTCCTGGCCGTCGGGCCGGCCGCACCTAATGCCGGTATGGGGTGTCTGGCTCGATGAGACGCTATGGTTCAGCAGTGGCAGCGTCTCGCGCAAGGTACGAAATCTGTCCGAGCGCCCCGAGTGCACCGCCGCGATTGATGATGCGGTGGATCCGGTGGTGTTGGACGGCATTGCCGAAATCCGCGGCGCTGAGCAGGATCGGCAGCGTTTCCTGCGAGCGGTGAATGAAAAGTACGGCGTCGACTATGGGCTCGATTTCCTGGACGGCATCACCGCGCTTTGCCTGCGAGTACGACCTGTCAGCGCCTTTGGGCTGATGCAATCGGATTTCGCAGGCTCGCCGACTCGATGGACATTCGGGGAGTCGGATTGAACGCGAGACACCGAACGCATGGTGTCACGGACGATACCATGCGGGGATGGCGATGACATTGCGGTTGCGTCGCCTTGTGACCATTGGCTAACCCTGAGGGGCGTTCTCCCACAGTCCCATCACATTGCCTTCCGGGTCCTTGAAGTATGCGGCAAATCCCATCTCGCCGACAGGTTCCTTAGCGACAACGGTCGAGCCGCCGAGCTGCTCGATCTTCTCCAGTGCGGCATCGATACTCTCGACGTCGACGGTGATCACCGGTCCAGCGGCGAGTGTCTCGTCGCGTTGCACCATGCCGCCGTTGACGAAGCCTGGCTCGCCCGGCATCCCCTGATCTGACGTCGGGCCCGAGGTCACCGCCGTGTAGCTCAGTTCAGGCATCTCCTGGATTCGCCAGCCGAATGCATCGGCGTAAAAACTGCGGGCGCGATTTCCGTCATCGAAGGGAATCTCAAAATGTACTACTCGTCCACTCATTACGGCTTCCTCCTGATCAGTGGTGAACACTTTGGATCGATGGTAGGCCGCTGGTGCGCCTCCGTCTACGGCGAATGTGGCTTGGGTTCTATGGCAGTGCCAGGCTTTAGTCCGCAGTCCGCAGTCCGCAGTCCGCAGTCGTGCCGTCATGCGGATCTCGTCGGCATTAGTGCTGGTCAGCAGTGTTTTGCCGGCGTAGCGGGCTGGGGCTGCTGTACCGCGGCTCGTACGAGCAATGCGAAGTAATATAGAACGGATTAGGTGTCTAGTCTCGTGCTAGTTGCAATGACTGTCAGTGGTGGCAGTTAGTGTGTGGGGTATGGAAGATGGTGAGGGGCCCGAGGGTGGTTCCGGTGGCACTGATCGGTCTGGGTCGGTCGGGGCGCTGGTCGGTGAGCTGGAGTCCGCGCGGTGCGCGTTGGACGCCGCGGCCGCTGCTGCCGGGACTGTTTCGGCTGCTGTTGCGGTGGGGCGGGGTCCGGCTGGGTTGGGGTTGGCTGCTGATCGGGAGGTGCTCGCGGTCGCGGATCTGGTCGAGGGACTGGCGCGTCGGGTGGCTGGGTTGCAGGTTCGGCTGGCCGGGGAGGTCGAGGCCCGGCAGATCGCCGAGCGGCTTGGGGAACGTTCCACGGTGTGTCTGTTGCGGGACCGGCTGCGGATCAGCGCGGGGGACGCGAAACGCCGGCTGGATGTCGCTGCGGCCGTCACGGCCGGGTCGTCGTTGACCGGGCAGCCGATCCCGCCGGTGTGCCCTCAGGTGGCGGAGGCATTGTCGGGTGGGCTGATCGGTGTGGATGCCGCGCACGTGCTGGCGGAGAAGTTGTCGGTGATCCGAGACAAGGCGACTACTGCTCCGCCGGACGTGTTGGGGTCCCGCACCCCGGACCAGGTGGCCGGGCAGGCTGAGGAGTATCTGTTGGGTCAGGCTGCGGGTTTTGATCCGGGGTTTGTGGCTCAGTGCGGTGCCCGGTGGGTGGCGTTGCTTGACCCGGATGGCGCCCGGCCGAGTGAGACTGAGTCCCGGTTGGAGCACGGTTTGTGGTTCGGTACGGCCCGGCGTAACGGGTTGGTGCCGTTCAAAGGAGCGATGACCCAGGCTCAGCAGGAAACCCTGCTCACCGCCGCCGGCCCAGCGACCAGCTCGCGCCACACCAATGGGACGGACGCCAGCTGCGATACCAGCAGCGGCGGCGACACCGCGAGAGATAGCGGCAGCGATAGCGACGATCGGAGCGCGAGCGGCGGCGACGGAGCTGCGACCGCGACTCCAGTCGGGACGCCGGATGGAGCGCCTACCGCCGGGGAGAAGAGCCCGCGTCCGGCCGGGTACCCGGCTGAAGATGCGTCAACTGCAGCGAATGCAGCCGACGACGCAGCCAGCGGCACCATGACCGCGACACCAGGGACTTCACCTTCGTCAGCTGCCGCCCCGGCCGAGGATCCGGCGGGAGCCGATTCGCGGTCGTATCAGCGCAAGTTGCTGGATGGGTTGATCGGGCACTGTGCGCGGGCATTGAGAACCGGTGCCGTGCATTCCGGGGGTACCGCCGCCAGCATCATGGTCACCATCGATTACGACACCCTTTACGCCAAAACCTCCGGCCACGGCGTGTTGGCCCATACCGGACCCGTCCCGGTCTCGACCGTGCGTGAACTGGCGTGTGATGCGAACCTGATCCCGG is part of the Saxibacter everestensis genome and harbors:
- a CDS encoding pyridoxamine 5'-phosphate oxidase family protein, which gives rise to MPRASRPHMPGYGLLPANEGSGLLPWSWAENKLRNSHDYWIATSWPSGRPHLMPVWGVWLDETLWFSSGSVSRKVRNLSERPECTAAIDDAVDPVVLDGIAEIRGAEQDRQRFLRAVNEKYGVDYGLDFLDGITALCLRVRPVSAFGLMQSDFAGSPTRWTFGESD
- a CDS encoding HNH endonuclease signature motif containing protein gives rise to the protein MEDGEGPEGGSGGTDRSGSVGALVGELESARCALDAAAAAAGTVSAAVAVGRGPAGLGLAADREVLAVADLVEGLARRVAGLQVRLAGEVEARQIAERLGERSTVCLLRDRLRISAGDAKRRLDVAAAVTAGSSLTGQPIPPVCPQVAEALSGGLIGVDAAHVLAEKLSVIRDKATTAPPDVLGSRTPDQVAGQAEEYLLGQAAGFDPGFVAQCGARWVALLDPDGARPSETESRLEHGLWFGTARRNGLVPFKGAMTQAQQETLLTAAGPATSSRHTNGTDASCDTSSGGDTARDSGSDSDDRSASGGDGAATATPVGTPDGAPTAGEKSPRPAGYPAEDASTAANAADDAASGTMTATPGTSPSSAAAPAEDPAGADSRSYQRKLLDGLIGHCARALRTGAVHSGGTAASIMVTIDYDTLYAKTSGHGVLAHTGPVPVSTVRELACDANLIPVVLGGTGQILDVGATRRLFTPAQRRAIIARDHGCIMPGCTAPASWCATHHVHYHSHGGPTSTSNGALLCEHHHGVIHHGEWTITMRDGVPWVIPPAWIDPNRTPRRNHYHHPPPLE
- a CDS encoding LacI family DNA-binding transcriptional regulator → MAADRDRSWSPPTISEVAAEAGVGRASAARTLGGYGYASPELRDRVLAAAEKLGYRTNALARSMSTGISHTLGVIVADIGNPFFAGVVRGISDTSRARGFDTIVLSTHEELDEEKAAIGVLVDKRVDGIIIASAALGRDAVDHITGTVDRGVPVVLLDRAIEHLNLASVVTDNREAARRAAELFIQNGHRRIGFIWGPATTEPVTTRRELSAATSNNLWSDGERLRGYLDALDDAGISFDPALVMTEEKTEENATHSVARMLDLPAPITAILCSETDATTGALRAVRASGLRYPDDVSIIGFDDSSWAAVMDPPLTMIEQPMLELGNRAAEILLDEIDGGNQTQLMHTLESRFIERSSVTGPPPLRSRNP
- a CDS encoding VOC family protein, whose amino-acid sequence is MSGRVVHFEIPFDDGNRARSFYADAFGWRIQEMPELSYTAVTSGPTSDQGMPGEPGFVNGGMVQRDETLAAGPVITVDVESIDAALEKIEQLGGSTVVAKEPVGEMGFAAYFKDPEGNVMGLWENAPQG